From the Clostridium sp. Marseille-P299 genome, one window contains:
- the abc-f gene encoding ribosomal protection-like ABC-F family protein: MILACNNISKSYGTTVILDKVSFHVNEREKVAIVGINGAGKSTLFKIIMNEISSDEGDVIFSKGCSVGYLAQHQDLATDNTIYDEVLSIKADVIRMEEQIRSLELEMKSVTGVELDRLLNTYTRLTHEFELKNGYAYKSEVIGVLKGLGFTEDEFDKKVSTLSGGQKTRVSLGKLLLSNPDLILLDEPTNHLDMESIAWLETFLVNYNGSVIVIAHDRYFLNKVVTKVVELENTKATVFEGNYTDYATKKEQLRETMIHHYLNQQKEIKHQEEVIAKLKSFNREKSIKRAESREKMLNKIERLDKPVTLNAEMNIQLEPNIMSGNDVLTVKGLKKSFGNHLLFEDLDFEIKRGEKIAIIGNNGTGKTTILKIINQIIQADAGEIKPGAKVHIGYYDQEHHVLNMNKTIFDEIQDTYPYLDNTRVRNVLAAFLFTGDDVFKLIKDISGGERGRVSLAKLMLSDANFLILDEPTNHLDIVSKEILENAIKNYTGTVLYVSHDRYFINRTATRILDLTHGKLLNYIGNYDYYLEKKPEVERQHLGFTSSSEGNVNSQATIGKQNNILSGLKVQQSSVSTTETSQASFDSKESDTKLDWKQQKEEQARIRKRQNDLKKVEEEIHKLENRDEELNELLMDEAVFTDPSKLIALNKEKKEVEERLEELLIQWEELAE, encoded by the coding sequence ATGATATTAGCATGTAATAATATAAGCAAAAGTTATGGAACAACCGTTATCTTAGATAAGGTGTCCTTTCATGTAAATGAACGTGAAAAAGTCGCGATTGTCGGCATTAACGGTGCTGGTAAATCCACTTTATTTAAAATAATTATGAATGAAATATCTTCTGATGAGGGAGATGTTATATTTTCGAAAGGCTGTAGCGTTGGATATTTAGCTCAGCATCAAGATTTAGCTACTGATAATACAATTTATGATGAAGTTTTAAGTATTAAAGCAGATGTTATTCGTATGGAAGAACAAATTCGTTCTCTAGAATTAGAAATGAAATCTGTGACTGGTGTTGAACTCGATCGTTTACTTAATACCTACACTAGGCTTACTCATGAATTTGAATTAAAGAATGGCTATGCATATAAAAGTGAAGTAATCGGTGTTTTAAAAGGTCTTGGTTTTACTGAAGACGAATTTGATAAAAAAGTTTCTACTCTATCTGGAGGTCAAAAGACACGAGTTTCCTTAGGTAAATTACTTCTTAGTAATCCCGATTTAATTTTACTAGACGAGCCAACAAACCACTTAGATATGGAATCTATTGCTTGGCTTGAAACCTTTTTAGTTAATTATAATGGCTCTGTTATAGTAATTGCCCATGACCGTTATTTTTTAAACAAGGTTGTCACCAAAGTTGTTGAATTAGAAAATACAAAGGCAACTGTCTTTGAAGGTAATTACACCGACTATGCGACGAAAAAAGAACAGCTTCGTGAAACAATGATTCACCATTACCTAAATCAACAAAAAGAAATCAAACATCAAGAAGAAGTCATTGCCAAACTCAAATCTTTTAACCGCGAAAAATCCATAAAGCGTGCGGAAAGCCGTGAAAAGATGTTAAATAAAATAGAACGTCTTGATAAGCCGGTGACTCTAAATGCTGAAATGAACATTCAATTAGAGCCAAACATTATGAGTGGAAATGATGTCTTGACCGTAAAAGGACTAAAAAAATCCTTTGGCAATCATTTATTATTTGAAGATTTGGATTTTGAAATTAAGCGTGGTGAGAAAATCGCAATCATTGGTAATAATGGTACTGGAAAAACTACTATTTTAAAAATTATCAATCAAATCATACAAGCGGATGCAGGTGAAATAAAACCAGGTGCAAAAGTGCATATTGGTTACTACGACCAGGAGCATCATGTTCTTAATATGAACAAAACGATTTTTGATGAGATCCAAGATACCTACCCATATCTTGATAACACAAGGGTACGTAATGTATTAGCTGCCTTTTTATTTACTGGTGATGATGTTTTTAAATTAATCAAGGATATCAGTGGTGGAGAACGTGGACGAGTTTCACTAGCCAAATTAATGCTTAGTGATGCTAACTTTTTAATCCTAGATGAGCCGACAAACCATTTAGATATTGTATCAAAAGAAATACTAGAGAATGCAATTAAAAATTATACAGGTACTGTTTTATACGTATCCCATGACCGTTATTTCATTAATCGTACTGCAACTAGAATTCTTGACTTAACTCATGGAAAACTTCTTAATTACATTGGTAACTACGACTATTATCTTGAAAAGAAACCAGAAGTAGAACGTCAGCATCTTGGATTTACAAGTTCTTCTGAAGGAAATGTAAATAGCCAAGCTACCATTGGTAAACAAAACAATATTCTAAGTGGACTTAAAGTTCAGCAAAGTTCGGTTTCTACAACTGAAACTTCACAAGCTAGTTTCGATTCAAAAGAATCCGATACTAAGTTAGATTGGAAGCAACAAAAAGAAGAACAAGCCCGTATTCGTAAACGTCAAAATGATCTAAAAAAAGTGGAAGAAGAAATCCATAAACTAGAAAACAGAGATGAAGAACTAAACGAATTATTAATGGATGAAGCTGTATTTACAGATCCATCGAAACTAATTGCACTAAATAAAGAGAAAAAAGAGGTTGAAGAACGCCTCGAAGAATTATTGATACAATGGGAAGAGCTAGCAGAATAG
- a CDS encoding ABC transporter permease has translation MVAFIIIPLIVILYYGLRSGTDGSFTFDNLKLIADPVNRNALFLSLKLSIISTIICLLLAYPLALILKGMKIKSNSFIVLIMILPMWMNFLLRTIAWQNILERNGIINTVLKAMNLPTLNIINTPTAIVLGMVYNFLPFMILPLYNTLDKIDDNVINAARDLGANGFTTFCKIIFPLSIPGVISGITMVFVPSLTTFVISNILGGSKILLIGNVIEQQFQKIGNWYTGSGLSLVLMAFVLISMAIVAKYDKDSEGTNVW, from the coding sequence ATGGTTGCTTTTATTATTATTCCACTCATTGTTATCCTATATTATGGATTACGAAGTGGCACTGATGGTAGTTTTACTTTTGATAATTTGAAATTAATTGCAGATCCAGTCAATCGAAATGCATTATTTCTTTCTTTAAAATTATCAATTATTAGTACAATAATCTGTCTCTTACTTGCCTATCCTTTAGCATTAATCCTTAAGGGTATGAAAATTAAGAGTAACAGTTTTATTGTTCTTATTATGATTCTTCCAATGTGGATGAACTTTCTACTTCGTACCATTGCTTGGCAAAATATATTAGAGCGTAATGGAATTATCAATACGGTATTAAAAGCTATGAATTTGCCAACGCTAAATATAATTAATACTCCTACTGCCATTGTACTTGGTATGGTTTATAACTTCTTACCTTTTATGATTTTACCACTTTATAATACTCTTGATAAAATTGATGACAATGTCATTAATGCTGCTAGAGATTTAGGTGCGAATGGCTTTACAACCTTTTGTAAAATCATTTTTCCACTTAGTATACCTGGTGTAATTAGTGGAATTACAATGGTTTTTGTTCCATCCTTAACTACATTCGTAATTTCAAATATCTTAGGTGGAAGTAAAATCTTATTAATTGGTAACGTTATTGAACAACAATTTCAAAAGATCGGAAATTGGTATACTGGTTCCGGACTATCATTAGTTCTTATGGCTTTCGTCTTAATCAGTATGGCAATTGTTGCGAAATATGATAAAGATTCGGAGGGTACAAACGTATGGTAA
- a CDS encoding type II toxin-antitoxin system PemK/MazF family toxin, translating to MIIKRGDIFYADLRPVIGSEQGGVRPVLIIQNDTGNKHSPTVICAAITSKMNKAKLPTHVEIDAEKYGIVKDSVILLEQVRTIDKSRLKEKVCHLDQDILKKIDKALLISFALDT from the coding sequence GTGATTATAAAAAGAGGCGATATATTTTATGCAGATTTACGACCGGTCATTGGTTCTGAACAAGGAGGCGTGCGACCAGTATTAATTATTCAAAATGATACTGGAAATAAGCATAGTCCAACGGTTATCTGCGCAGCAATTACATCAAAAATGAATAAAGCCAAACTGCCTACACATGTAGAAATAGATGCAGAAAAATATGGTATTGTCAAAGATTCTGTTATTTTATTAGAACAGGTTAGAACCATTGACAAGTCTAGATTGAAAGAGAAAGTATGTCATCTGGATCAGGATATCTTAAAGAAAATTGATAAAGCTTTACTAATCAGTTTTGCCTTAGATACATAA
- a CDS encoding bifunctional ADP-dependent NAD(P)H-hydrate dehydratase/NAD(P)H-hydrate epimerase, whose product MKYAVNSDEMKQIDSYTIEQIGIPSLVLMERAALKVVSHIESVAKKENSIAVVCGTGNNGGDGIAIARILYIQGYKVDLIILGNLEKLTKESEIQLSIVKKLGISIRSKLESNEYNIIVDAMFGIGLQREIEGVYKETIEKINSLRAYIVAVDIPSGVDANTGKIKNVAIKADVTVTFGENKLGLLLYPGAFHVGKVIVEDIGFPRVAVENVSPKYHYFEKDDLRKLPKRSSYSNKGSYGKVLIIAGSTNMTGAAYLSANAAYKMGCGLVKVLTSRSGVEVIRTLLPEAIYACYEDNNSETILKESIQWADAIVIGPGLSTGELAEGLLLQLLKEQTKPTVFDADALQILANILNTRMVDNTKDRVRELSSLLPANSILTPHLKELANLLSCSVDNIVKGFIDFPEYCTYNNKLIYVIKDARTIVAHCENRYVNVSGNHGMATGGSGDVLTGIIAGLIATGLKSYEAAELGVYIHGLAGDVAAEKRGYHSMLASDILEALPEVIKENDRRSIQREVL is encoded by the coding sequence ATGAAATACGCAGTTAATTCAGATGAAATGAAACAAATTGACTCTTATACGATTGAACAAATTGGAATTCCTTCTCTAGTTTTAATGGAGAGAGCAGCATTAAAGGTGGTTTCTCATATAGAGAGTGTAGCAAAAAAAGAAAATAGTATAGCGGTAGTATGTGGTACGGGCAACAATGGCGGTGATGGAATTGCTATTGCTCGTATTTTGTATATACAAGGCTATAAAGTTGATTTAATTATTCTTGGAAATTTGGAAAAACTCACAAAAGAATCGGAAATACAACTTTCAATTGTTAAAAAATTGGGCATATCCATTAGGTCCAAATTAGAATCCAATGAATATAATATTATTGTTGACGCAATGTTTGGAATCGGTCTACAAAGAGAAATTGAAGGAGTCTATAAAGAAACAATTGAAAAAATTAACTCTTTAAGAGCCTATATTGTGGCCGTTGATATTCCTTCTGGAGTAGATGCAAATACAGGAAAAATTAAAAATGTTGCAATTAAGGCAGATGTTACAGTTACCTTTGGTGAAAACAAGCTGGGATTACTCTTGTACCCAGGAGCTTTCCATGTTGGAAAAGTTATCGTTGAAGACATTGGTTTTCCTAGGGTAGCAGTAGAAAACGTTTCGCCTAAATATCATTATTTTGAAAAGGATGATCTAAGAAAACTACCAAAACGTTCTTCTTATTCCAATAAAGGAAGCTATGGTAAGGTATTAATTATTGCAGGTTCCACCAATATGACAGGGGCTGCTTATCTTTCGGCGAACGCTGCATATAAAATGGGCTGTGGTCTTGTAAAAGTGTTAACTTCAAGATCAGGAGTCGAAGTAATACGTACCCTTTTACCGGAAGCAATCTATGCTTGTTATGAAGATAATAATTCAGAAACTATTTTAAAAGAATCCATACAGTGGGCAGATGCTATTGTGATAGGCCCTGGCTTATCAACAGGTGAGCTGGCTGAAGGTTTGTTGCTTCAACTTTTAAAAGAACAGACAAAGCCAACTGTTTTTGATGCAGATGCACTGCAAATATTAGCTAATATTTTGAATACAAGAATGGTAGATAATACGAAAGACCGAGTGAGGGAGTTATCGTCATTATTACCTGCCAATTCAATACTGACTCCGCACTTAAAAGAGTTAGCTAATTTGCTTTCTTGTTCTGTAGACAATATTGTCAAAGGCTTTATTGACTTTCCTGAATATTGTACCTATAATAATAAATTAATCTATGTAATAAAAGATGCAAGAACGATCGTAGCACATTGTGAAAATCGATATGTTAACGTGTCAGGGAATCATGGAATGGCGACTGGTGGAAGTGGTGATGTTTTAACAGGAATCATCGCAGGTTTAATAGCTACAGGTTTAAAAAGTTATGAAGCTGCGGAACTTGGAGTGTATATTCATGGTTTGGCAGGAGATGTGGCAGCAGAAAAAAGAGGGTATCATTCCATGCTTGCAAGTGATATCTTAGAGGCATTACCGGAGGTAATTAAGGAAAATGATAGAAGAAGTATACAGCGAGAAGTACTATAG
- a CDS encoding ABC transporter permease subunit, with protein MVKKIAGKFYIALVALFLYAPIFVLIVLSFNKSKSRSKWGGFTLDWYKSLFQNEEIMSALYTTLLIAFLSALIATIIGTAASIGMHQMKKVPRTIMMGITNIPMLNADIVTGISLMLLFLAINYTLGFSSVLIAHITFNIPYVILSVMPKLKQTNHSTYEAALDLGASPIKAFFTVVLPDIFPGIVSGFLLAFTMSLDDFIITHFTRGATINTLSTKIYAETRKGVKPEMYALSTLLFISVLVLLIIINRRNESVEKKRNASSLTTTIAK; from the coding sequence ATGGTAAAGAAAATTGCCGGGAAATTTTATATTGCCCTCGTTGCATTATTTTTATATGCCCCTATTTTTGTATTAATTGTACTTTCCTTTAATAAATCAAAATCCCGTAGCAAATGGGGTGGATTTACTCTAGATTGGTACAAATCCTTATTCCAAAATGAAGAAATAATGAGTGCGCTTTATACTACCTTATTGATTGCATTTTTATCTGCATTAATCGCTACTATTATTGGTACTGCAGCCTCCATCGGTATGCATCAAATGAAGAAAGTGCCACGTACCATTATGATGGGCATAACGAATATTCCAATGTTAAATGCAGATATCGTAACTGGTATTTCTTTGATGTTATTATTTTTAGCAATTAATTATACTTTAGGATTTTCTAGTGTTTTAATTGCTCATATAACCTTTAATATACCGTATGTTATTTTAAGTGTAATGCCAAAATTAAAACAGACAAATCATAGCACATATGAAGCTGCACTTGATTTAGGTGCTTCACCAATCAAAGCATTTTTTACAGTTGTATTACCAGATATATTCCCTGGAATTGTTTCTGGATTTTTACTTGCCTTTACAATGTCTCTTGATGATTTCATAATCACTCATTTTACAAGAGGGGCAACAATTAATACATTATCTACTAAAATTTATGCAGAAACTAGAAAAGGTGTAAAACCAGAGATGTACGCTCTTTCAACCTTATTATTTATATCTGTACTTGTTTTATTAATAATTATTAATCGTCGCAATGAAAGTGTAGAAAAGAAGCGTAATGCTTCCTCTCTTACTACTACTATAGCAAAATAA
- the alr gene encoding alanine racemase produces MIEEVYSEKYYRVYANIDLDAISNNIKAAKETLSMGTKIMAIIKADGYGHGAVPIARELSGLVDAYGVAIVEEGIELRNAGINKPILILGYTAVEQISEVIAYDITQTVFQYEVAKLMDEEAKRQGKIAKVHIKLDTGMGRIGYQPCKESIEEIVRISKLENIDIEGIYTHFACADMKDKTSANEQLSKFITFTKELNQAGVNTPIMHASNSAGIMDMNYANLDMVRCGITTYGLYPSEEVNKSNLVIKPAMELKTHISFVKELGPGHGIGYGSTFFTDKTMTIATVPVGYADGYSRALSNKGRVLVRGKSAPIIGRVCMDQFMIDVSSIPGVMQGDVVTLIGKDGEEEITVEEIGDLSYSFNYEVVCNVGKRIPRVYYKNGKPFLVRKDS; encoded by the coding sequence ATGATAGAAGAAGTATACAGCGAGAAGTACTATAGAGTTTATGCTAATATTGATTTGGATGCAATTTCAAATAATATTAAGGCTGCAAAAGAAACTTTATCAATGGGAACTAAAATTATGGCGATTATTAAAGCAGATGGCTATGGACATGGCGCAGTACCAATTGCAAGAGAGTTAAGTGGATTGGTTGATGCATATGGTGTAGCAATTGTTGAAGAGGGCATTGAGCTTAGAAATGCTGGAATTAATAAGCCAATATTAATTTTAGGTTATACTGCTGTGGAACAAATTAGTGAGGTCATTGCATATGATATCACACAAACAGTATTTCAATATGAAGTTGCAAAACTCATGGATGAAGAAGCAAAACGACAAGGTAAAATAGCGAAAGTTCATATAAAATTAGATACTGGCATGGGGCGTATAGGATATCAACCATGTAAAGAAAGTATTGAGGAAATAGTACGAATTAGTAAGCTTGAAAATATCGACATTGAAGGTATATATACCCATTTTGCTTGTGCTGACATGAAGGATAAAACCTCTGCGAATGAGCAACTTTCTAAATTTATTACCTTCACTAAAGAATTAAATCAGGCAGGAGTCAATACCCCAATAATGCATGCTTCAAATAGTGCAGGTATTATGGATATGAATTATGCAAATCTTGATATGGTTCGTTGTGGTATTACTACTTATGGTTTATATCCATCAGAAGAGGTAAATAAAAGTAATTTAGTAATTAAGCCAGCGATGGAGCTAAAAACCCATATTTCTTTTGTGAAAGAGCTAGGTCCTGGTCATGGAATTGGGTATGGTAGTACTTTTTTCACGGATAAAACAATGACGATTGCAACGGTACCAGTTGGATATGCGGATGGGTATTCAAGAGCATTATCTAACAAAGGTAGGGTATTAGTGCGTGGAAAGAGCGCACCAATTATAGGTAGAGTATGTATGGATCAGTTTATGATCGATGTATCCTCAATCCCAGGGGTAATGCAAGGAGATGTAGTAACTTTAATTGGAAAAGACGGAGAGGAAGAAATCACTGTAGAAGAAATTGGTGATTTATCATACTCCTTTAACTATGAAGTGGTGTGTAACGTTGGAAAACGAATACCAAGAGTTTACTATAAAAATGGGAAACCGTTTCTAGTACGTAAAGACAGTTAA
- a CDS encoding hemolysin family protein, which yields MEVHPIRGLIFIVALVMLNALVSGAEVAISNVNEGNVRKKALEGDKRAARLVKLLETPSLYINVIEILITLASLLIGMTYSFYHYLRIKTWILDELYFSNLIINEQLVMVIVTVIITYFIVLFGILLPKKFALKYANSCAYFFAGVLTFFGRLFFPFIWLLEKNTNGILRLFHINPNEIEENVTEEEIISIVNEGHEQGVLEADEAEMISNIINFDEKIAEDIMTHRKKIVAINSEMTIEEALPFMLKESFSRFPIYETNMDNIVGILHLKDVMKYYLDPKLKNEPLINVAREPYFIPDTQSIDVLFHDMQLKKIHMAIAIDEYGQTAGLVAMEDILEEIVGDILDEYDEEEELITKLEDGIYLIRGDANLEELQDLIDIDFLEEDLENYDTMNGLIISRLDHIPSIDEKAVVEYGKYQFEIVEVSKNVIRLVKAIRTNSEMIEENDDFSGMNKEDINVDTEK from the coding sequence ATGGAAGTTCATCCCATACGTGGACTTATTTTCATTGTTGCATTAGTTATGCTGAATGCCTTGGTTTCAGGAGCAGAGGTAGCGATTAGCAATGTAAATGAAGGTAACGTAAGAAAAAAGGCGTTAGAAGGGGATAAACGTGCAGCGCGATTAGTCAAATTGTTAGAGACACCAAGTCTATACATAAATGTCATTGAGATTTTGATTACACTTGCAAGTTTATTGATTGGTATGACGTATTCCTTTTATCATTATCTGAGAATTAAGACATGGATTTTGGATGAGTTGTATTTTAGTAACTTGATAATAAATGAGCAATTAGTCATGGTAATCGTTACTGTGATAATTACTTATTTTATAGTTCTATTTGGCATTTTATTACCTAAAAAGTTTGCTTTAAAATATGCGAATTCTTGTGCATATTTTTTCGCAGGAGTTCTAACATTTTTTGGACGATTGTTTTTCCCTTTTATTTGGTTATTAGAGAAAAATACAAATGGTATACTTCGTTTATTTCATATTAATCCAAATGAAATAGAAGAAAATGTTACAGAAGAGGAAATTATTTCGATTGTTAATGAAGGTCACGAACAAGGAGTCTTAGAAGCTGATGAAGCGGAAATGATCTCAAATATTATAAATTTTGACGAGAAAATCGCAGAGGATATTATGACCCATCGCAAGAAAATTGTTGCGATCAATAGTGAGATGACGATTGAGGAAGCATTACCTTTTATGTTAAAAGAAAGTTTTTCTAGATTCCCAATCTATGAAACCAATATGGATAATATCGTCGGCATTCTTCATCTTAAGGATGTTATGAAATATTATTTGGATCCAAAATTAAAAAATGAGCCGCTGATAAATGTTGCGAGAGAACCATATTTTATTCCAGACACTCAGTCAATCGATGTTTTATTTCACGATATGCAATTAAAAAAGATACATATGGCAATAGCAATTGATGAATACGGACAAACCGCTGGTTTGGTTGCCATGGAGGATATCTTAGAAGAAATTGTTGGTGATATTTTAGACGAATATGACGAGGAAGAAGAACTAATAACAAAGTTAGAAGATGGTATTTACTTAATCCGAGGAGATGCAAATCTTGAGGAACTACAAGATCTTATTGATATTGATTTCCTTGAAGAGGATTTAGAAAATTATGATACCATGAATGGATTAATAATTTCAAGACTAGATCATATTCCAAGTATTGATGAAAAAGCAGTGGTTGAGTATGGTAAATATCAATTTGAAATAGTTGAAGTTAGTAAAAATGTGATTCGTCTTGTAAAAGCGATTCGAACTAATTCAGAAATGATAGAAGAAAATGATGATTTCTCTGGGATGAATAAGGAAGATATAAACGTAGATACAGAGAAATAG
- a CDS encoding helix-turn-helix domain-containing protein, producing MKIGAKIKELRVQKSLTQEELADRAELSKGFISQLERDITSPSIATLVDILQCLGTNLEEFFTGTTSEQVVFKKNDYFEKVDHELFNKIEWIIPNAQKNMMEPILLTLEPGGSTYPDNPHEGEEFGFVLSGSITIHLGNKTHKAKKGESFYFTSNKNHYITATGKTGATLLWVSTPPSF from the coding sequence ATGAAAATAGGTGCTAAAATCAAAGAATTACGTGTTCAAAAAAGTTTAACGCAAGAAGAGCTTGCGGACCGAGCGGAATTGTCCAAAGGATTTATTTCTCAATTAGAACGTGATATTACCTCACCTTCCATTGCAACTCTTGTTGATATATTGCAATGTTTGGGAACAAATCTCGAAGAATTTTTTACTGGGACTACCTCAGAACAAGTTGTTTTTAAGAAAAATGATTACTTTGAAAAAGTAGATCATGAATTATTTAATAAAATAGAATGGATTATTCCAAACGCGCAAAAGAATATGATGGAGCCTATCTTATTAACATTAGAGCCAGGCGGTTCTACATATCCAGACAATCCTCACGAAGGCGAGGAATTTGGTTTTGTTTTAAGTGGTTCAATTACTATACATCTAGGAAATAAAACGCATAAAGCTAAAAAGGGTGAGTCCTTTTACTTTACGTCAAACAAAAATCATTATATAACGGCTACTGGTAAAACTGGTGCTACCCTATTATGGGTATCCACCCCACCAAGCTTCTAA
- a CDS encoding redox-sensing transcriptional repressor Rex, whose product MYDKAISSAVIKRLPRYYRYLGELLENDVVRISSKELSEKMNVTASQIRQDLNNFGGFGQQGYGYNVEYLYTEIGKILGLDKKYNVIIIGAGNLGQALANYTDFERRGFYISGIFDVNPRLVGISIRGIEIRLMDELEEFVKNNTVNIAALTIPKAKAPQVAAELVRLGIHAIWNFAPTDLHLPKDVMVENVHLAESLMRLSYNLKAAEEVMSSKNSER is encoded by the coding sequence ATGTACGATAAGGCGATATCATCAGCAGTTATTAAAAGACTGCCACGTTATTACAGGTATTTAGGGGAATTACTTGAAAATGACGTTGTTCGAATTTCATCGAAGGAATTAAGTGAGAAAATGAACGTGACCGCATCGCAAATCCGTCAGGATTTGAATAACTTCGGAGGTTTCGGACAGCAGGGGTATGGGTATAATGTGGAGTATTTATACACCGAAATTGGGAAAATCCTAGGACTTGATAAAAAATATAATGTTATCATTATAGGCGCAGGTAATCTAGGGCAAGCATTAGCAAATTACACTGATTTTGAACGTCGAGGATTTTATATTAGTGGTATCTTTGATGTAAATCCAAGACTTGTTGGAATTTCAATTCGTGGAATCGAAATTCGTTTAATGGATGAATTAGAAGAGTTTGTTAAGAATAATACAGTAAATATAGCGGCACTTACAATTCCAAAGGCAAAAGCACCACAAGTTGCCGCAGAATTAGTACGTTTAGGAATTCATGCAATATGGAATTTTGCACCTACAGATTTACATTTACCAAAGGATGTAATGGTGGAGAATGTTCACTTGGCAGAATCTTTAATGCGACTATCCTATAATTTAAAAGCAGCAGAAGAGGTAATGTCATCAAAAAACAGTGAAAGATAA
- a CDS encoding ABC transporter ATP-binding protein, giving the protein MESNKLIDLIGIHKSYGNSVVIDDLNLYIRENEFLTLLGPSGCGKTTTLRIIGGFETPDAGKVIFNGKDITKLPPNERQLNTVFQKYALFTHMTIAENIAFGLKIKKKSKAYIQDKIKYALKLVNLDGFENRMPDSLSGGQQQRIAIARAIVNEPKVLLLDEPLGALDLKMRQDMQYELIRLKNELGITFVYVTHDQEEALTMSDTIMVMNQGYIQQIGTPEDIYNEPKNAFVADFIGESNIIPGTMVQDRLVNILGANFPCVDTGFGKNKPVDVVIRPEDIDLVAPEDGIIKGRVTSLLFKGVHYEMDVMANGYEWLVHSTDLSPVGSEVGIKVDPFDIQIMNKPESEDEEAVNINEE; this is encoded by the coding sequence ATGGAAAGCAATAAACTCATCGATTTAATAGGAATTCATAAATCATATGGTAATAGCGTAGTTATTGATGATTTGAATTTATATATACGTGAAAATGAATTTTTAACCCTACTTGGTCCTTCCGGTTGCGGTAAGACAACAACACTTCGAATCATTGGTGGTTTTGAAACTCCGGACGCTGGTAAGGTAATTTTTAATGGAAAAGATATTACAAAATTACCACCAAATGAACGTCAATTAAATACTGTATTTCAAAAATATGCTTTATTTACACATATGACAATTGCTGAAAATATTGCTTTCGGCTTAAAAATTAAGAAAAAAAGTAAGGCATATATTCAAGATAAAATTAAATATGCTCTAAAGTTAGTAAACCTTGATGGCTTTGAAAATCGTATGCCAGATTCTTTAAGTGGTGGACAACAACAACGTATTGCAATTGCTCGTGCTATTGTAAATGAACCTAAGGTACTTCTTTTAGATGAACCATTAGGAGCACTTGATTTAAAAATGCGTCAAGACATGCAATATGAATTGATTCGTTTAAAAAATGAACTTGGTATTACATTTGTATATGTAACTCATGATCAAGAAGAAGCTTTAACAATGTCAGATACCATTATGGTTATGAACCAAGGTTATATTCAACAAATTGGTACTCCAGAAGATATTTATAACGAACCAAAGAATGCCTTTGTTGCTGACTTTATAGGTGAAAGTAACATTATCCCAGGTACTATGGTTCAGGATCGTCTTGTTAATATCCTTGGAGCTAACTTCCCTTGTGTAGATACTGGATTTGGTAAAAATAAACCTGTAGACGTTGTAATTCGTCCAGAAGACATTGACCTTGTAGCACCTGAAGATGGTATTATCAAAGGTCGTGTTACTTCTCTTCTTTTTAAAGGTGTTCATTATGAAATGGACGTTATGGCAAATGGATATGAATGGTTGGTACATTCTACTGATCTCTCACCGGTTGGAAGTGAGGTAGGTATTAAAGTTGATCCATTTGACATTCAAATTATGAATAAGCCGGAATCCGAAGACGAGGAGGCTGTTAACATTAATGAAGAGTAA